In one Drosophila albomicans strain 15112-1751.03 chromosome X, ASM965048v2, whole genome shotgun sequence genomic region, the following are encoded:
- the LOC117578031 gene encoding importin subunit alpha-like has protein sequence METQGEENVVRLKDLIDSESMPIQEILSLMDCHQEKDQIKGFIELNSYPKKVIIDLVIGHLIIPRCLQVLRNATKLKLKILAAHTLSTLAAGTQQHVLTLLSYKDVMVELVNMLNSNALRLILKAARMLGNIAKSSAMARHIFFQHSVADVVLRVMSKDPDDVIQIYLSELVLRLVRYSRESIALHQQFNTFLMIIVSMIDSRIGSVIRDACLALDEIIVANADLLDAFIALDGAKRLVRVLSRNRFSLRSTLDIMTVIAKQKAKYANAILDAGAVNWLCYLLRTQLPNEGIKILELLSCLIFTTEKAVRIAMDAGVYHIMPEIIRNVNPIYYASAIDIVATTIFMATKQQILEIADRYEIFKPFMLLLMRISCVKSQTTVITALNHLFDVDASLVSLRPPLLEMYLGKLLELCMAEDDELSARARTAIENYAKYFLPQLKQ, from the exons ATGGAAACCCAAGGCGAAGAGAATGTCGTACGACTCAAGGATTTGATTGATTCTGAATCTATGCCAATACAAGAAATATTAAGCCTTATGGATTGCCACCAAGAGAAGGATCAGATCAAAGGCTTTATCGAGTTGAACAGCTATCCTAAAAAAGTGATCATAGATCTAGTTATTGGACATTTGATTATTCCACGATGCCTTCAAGTTCTGCGTAACGCCACAAA ATTGAAGTTGAAGATATTGGCTGCTCATACCTTGTCAACTCTTGCAGCCGGAACTCAGCAGCATGTGCTCACTTTGCTGTCCTATAAAGACGTGATGGTGGAACTCGTCAACATGCTCAACTCGAATGCTTTGCGATTGATTCTAAAAGCTGCTAGGATGCTGGGCAATATTGCCAAAAGTTCGGCGATGGCTCGCCATATCTTTTTTCAGCATAGTGTGGCTGACGTTGTATTACGCGTAATGTCCAAGGACCCGGACGACGTGATTCAAATCTACTTGTCGGAATTGGTATTGCGATTGGTCCGCTACAGCCGTGAATCGATAGCATTGCATCAGCaattcaatacatttttgatgATTATCGTTTCCATGATCGACAGCCGGATCGGGTCGGTCATCCGCGATGCCTGCCTCGCCCTTGACGAGATCATTGTGGCCAACGCTGATTTGCTAGATGCATTCATTGCCCTGGATGGTGCGAAGCGTTTGGTTCGGGTGCTGAGTCGTAACCGTTTCAGTCTTCGATCAACACTGGATATAATGACCGtaattgccaaacaaaaggcaaaatatgCCAATGCAATCCTGGATGCTGGTGCGGTGAATTGGTTGTGTTATTTATTGAGGACACAGCTCCCCAATGAGGGAATCAAAATTCTCGAGTTGCTCAGTTGCCTGATATTTACAACTGAGAAAGCAGTTCGGATTGCGATGGATGCAGGCGTCTATCACATAATGCCTGAAATTATTCGTAATGTGAATCCCATCTATTATGCCTCGGCCATTGATATCGTTGCCACCACTATATTTATGGccacaaagcaacaaattctGGAGATAGCCGATCGTTATGAGATATTCAAACCgtttatgttgctgctgatgaggATTAGCTGCGTTAAATCGCAGACCACAGTGATTACGGCACTTAATCACCTCTTTGATGTGGATGCCTCGTTGGTCTCCTTACGTCCACCGCTCCTTGAGATGTATCTGGGAAAATTGCTCGAATTGTGCATGGCCGAAGATGATGAACTCAGCGCTCGTGCCCGTACCGCTATCGAGAATTATGCCAAATACTTTCTCCCCCAACTAAAGCAGTAG